The following coding sequences are from one Rutidosis leptorrhynchoides isolate AG116_Rl617_1_P2 chromosome 11, CSIRO_AGI_Rlap_v1, whole genome shotgun sequence window:
- the LOC139876199 gene encoding uncharacterized protein, which translates to MADAIDFTKTQRIVLLIDLNPILHSPNPNHNYITSILTTSKIILSLNSISSSLFSFKFFISSLSPILSASTLQRLLPNHHYSVSLSFNSPSQTLISLSETLNSIVYTQPKYLASNVSHVAGSLLQLAHECDWESDIDDPSGKIRFDFVNIRSNLIVLLSPICRSVKDLTECLCVNVNENLDEYRARFREYFGVVKDVFNSKDIHLCWIHVHSHEDKLEACEIEQGSALIGNEIRKLGWGFCSTDSIILGSALVPFGLMYSNLVVSPKLVDDFGSKKRISGQLSLRIMDVSGKPLECKCCDLELMHINLSSKLRSDVKTCEIGSSKGQNVDFFNTFIGRLNDGTLKLHVTAVQKYIKCNNVDELSSDFFLVQSAVSYKKGKDGLNNLFADRVLELLSRENSMLFDKHAVPTWQIFLSFLYKEGYWALLSLSNSNGDSCMGILKPFTVHSAILLLVSNNHNVIQDSDGANSLANETGSQCNTDSQLENYVHLDDGKRRKMKKHTHRDLTWISFCKAAYEIMDVDLAEVYFANGCKSSKKLKFLKCWMNQAKSNTLSNENMQRGSCQMGRDSVQQNGTDINENLGANYSESDEQLSTHKCFDPSKLQDAATSASCSETFEVFFSNLPMKITHGLESDGVDLKILAERLVSSSIYWLGQKHKTLESHDESFTAQIAEIIKLLLREPKDLKEHKDNTQGFTSEYLVREYELQIFLRLEILQSEYAESIKGFMKMKFVKQICSLLEIIQYLVDGGVHGDVNLYDYVERTLKKRYLQNLGDVVDIIYDRMDLLPFGEEDEVHALMFNSEDSNQSLREKPASKLIQDSISVEDESSNANYNETVHEEHEKEEHDRKLNEARERRERARRFVSFTSRMPDLQRVWAPKQSKAAMKIKPGPKRKKWCKGSYSVVCETPCLTIQNNGERSKPSNPVSKALFQDDR; encoded by the exons ATGGCGGACGCAATTGATTTCACCAAAACACAACGCATAGTTCTTCTAATTGACCTCAATCCAATACTCCATTCCCCAAACCCTAACCATAATTACATCACTTCAATTCTTACAActtcaaaaatcattttatcacTCAATTCAATTTCTTCTTCACTGTTCTCCTTCAAATTCTTCATTTCATCACTTTCTCCTATTCTTTCTGCATCTACACTTCAACGTTTACTTCCAAATCATCATTATTCTGTATCTCTATCTTTCAATTCACCGTCACAAACGCTAATCTCGCTTTCCGAAACGTTAAATTCGATCGTGTATACACAACCAAAGTATTTGGCTTCGAATGTCTCTCATGTAGCTGGTTCGTTGCTTCAGCTTGCTCATGAGTGTGATTGGGAGTCTGATATTGATGATCCGTCTGGTAAAATTCGTTTTGATTTTGTAAATATACGGTCTAATTTAATTGTTTTGTTATCTCCGATTTGTCGATCCGTGAAGGATTTAACTGAATGTTTGTGTGTTAATGTTAATGAGAATTTAGACGAATACCGTGCTCGATTTCGTGAATATTTTGGTGTTGTGAAAGATGTTTTTAATAGTAAGGATATTCATTTGTGTTGGATTCATGTTCATAGTCATGAAGACAAACTTGAAGCTTGTGAAATTGAGCAGGGGTCTGCTCTAATTGGAAATGAGATTAGGAAATTGGGTTGGGGATTTTGTTCGACTGATTCAATTATTTTAGGTTCAGCTCTTGTTCCTTTTGGTTTGATGTATTCAAATTTGGTAGTGTCACCTAAGTTGGTAGATGATTTTGGATCTAAAAAGAGGATATCAGGGCAATTGAGCCTTCGAATTATGGATGTTAGTGGTAAACCTTTAGAGTGCAAATGCTGTGATCTTGAATTGATGCATATAAACTTATCATCCAAACTGAGATCTGATGTCAAAACCTGTGAAATTGGGAGCTCGAAAGGTCAAAATGTTGATTTTTTCAACACTTTTATCGGTAGATTGAATGATGGAACTTTGAAGTTGCATGTCACAGCCGTTCAAAAGTACATTAAGTGTAATAATGTTGATGAATTGTCATCGGACTTTTTCTTAGTTCAATCAGCAGTATCTTACAAAAAAGGGAAGGATGGTTTAAACAATCTTTTTGCTGATAGGGTTCTTGAACTACTTTCCAGAGAGAATTCGATGCTATTTGATAAACATGCTGTTCCAACTTGGCAGATTTTTCTTAGTTTTCTATACAAGGAAGGTTACTGGGCTTTGTTATCTTTATCGAATAGTAATGGAGATTCTTGTATGGGGATACTTAAACCCTTCACTGTTCATTCAGCCATCTTATTACTTGTAAGTAATAATCATAATGTCATTCAAGATTCAGATGGAGCAAATTCTCTTGCGAATGAGACTGGTTCTCAATGCAATACTGATTCCCAACTGGAAAATTATGTTCATTTAGATGATGGGAAAAGAAGAAAGATGAAGAAACATACACATCGGGACCTTACATGGATCTCGTTTTGCAAGGCAGCATATGAGATCATGGATGTAGACTTGGCAGAGGTTTATTTTGCTAATGGCTGTAAAAGTTCTAAGAAGTTGAAGTTTTTGAAATGCTGGATGAATCAAGCAAAAAGTAATACCTTATCTAACGAGAACATGCAGCGTGGATCATGCCAAATGGGCCGAGATTCTGTTCAACAAAATGGGACTGATATTAATGAGAATTTGGGTGCTAATTACTCAGAGAGTGATGAACAACTGTCAACACATAAGTGTTTTGACCCGTCCAAATTGCAGGATGCTGCTACATCTGCATCATGTTCAGAAACTTTTGAAGTTTTTTTCAGTAATTTACCCATGAAAATTACGCACGGGCTTGAATCTGATGGAGTGGACTTGAAGATATTGGCGGAGAGACTTGTAAGCTCGTCCATTTATTGGTTAGGTCAAAAGCACAAAACTTTGGAAAGTCATGATGAATCTTTTACCGCACAAATTGCTGAAATCATAAAGTTACTATTACGCGAGCCTAAAGATTTGAAGGAACACAAGGATAATACTCAAGGTTTTACCTCAGAGTATTTAGTCCGAGA ATATGAATTACAAATTTTTCTACGTCTGGAGATACTTCAATCTGAATATGCAGAAAGTATAAAGGGGTTTATGAAGATGAAATTTGTGAAACAGATTTGCTCTCTTTTGGAGATCATTCAGTACCTTGTGGACGGAGGTGTTCATGGTGATGTGAATCTTTATGATTATGTTGAGAGGACCTTAAAAAAAAG GTATTTACAGAACCTTGGAGATGTAGTAGACATAATCTATGATCGCATGGACCTATTaccttttggtgaagaagatgaagttcaTGCTCTCATGTTTAACAGTGAGGATAGCAATCAATCTTTGAGAGAGAAACCTGCAAGTAAACTCATTCAAGATTCAATCTCTGTAGAAGATGAATCTTCTAATGCAAATTATAATGAGACAGTGCACGAAGAACATGAAAAAGAGGAGCATGACAGAAAGTTAAACGAGGCTCGTGAGAGGAGAGAAAGGGCTAGAAGGTTTGTATCTTTCACGAGCCGAATGCCTGATTTGCAAAGGGTTTGGGCTCCAAAGCAATCAAAGGCGGCCATGAAAATTAAACCAGGACCCAAAAGGAAGAAATGGTGTAAAGGTAGCTATAGTGTCGTTTGTGAGACTCCATGTTTAACTATACAAAATAATGGCGAACGGAGTAAGCCTTCTAATCCTGTTTCCAAGGCATTATTTCAAGATGACAGATGA